The segment TACATGACGAGTGTTGGTACATCCACTGTATGATGGCAGAGGAACTTTTCTGGAATGCCATAATGTCCCATGAGAGCCATACGGGTGTTCCAGTCCATTCTGTAGGAACCCTGTGATGTTCCAATAAGGGTGTCGACATTCAGACAATGTATGTTGCCCTGGGATTTTTAAATCTTTTgcatctttttacttttttagttACCCAACACTGAAAGTCCTGTCGGAGCGGAGGCCAGATATCCCGATTTATGTTGGTGACACATCGAGACCTGTCTTTTGGTCAGTAAAAGTGATGcaattattatgttaaaacgTACTCTTTGAATTAGTCTTAAACAACTCTCTCTTGGTCTTGATGCAACAGGTATTTGGAGCAAAGCCAAGTCAAGCTGACCAACATCAACGTTGTTCCTTTTGGTGTCTGGAAAAATGTAACTCACTGCTGCTCACATCTGGTCAAAGGGCAACGGCCAAAAGTCTTtcatacaatgtttttttatttttataaactgttataataaaatagaaatgaaaatACTCTGCTACAGTAAAACTCTCAACACTGTAATTATTCTATTCTCGTGACTAATAACAGTATTGTGATTTCCGTTACCCTGACCCTTATTTTCTATCAGATTGACGAAGACCTGAGGTTCATGATCCTGATGGATGGAGTGCATCCTGAAATCGACACCTGCATCATTGTTGAATATAAAGGTGGATGCTTTTCAATGCTTTTCATATATTAAATACCAGTTGCCGACTAAAACAttcatatgaatacatttttcgAATGTGTGTTGATTGCAGGTCACGTGATCCTGAACACTGTGGACTGCACCAGGCCAAACGGAGGCAGGTTACCACAGAATGTGGACCTGATGATGAGCGACTTCGCTGGGGGGGCGTCTGGATTCCCCATGACCTTCTCCGGTGGGAAATACAGTGGTGAGGCTCACTTCAGTCCATCACTGCTCACCACACCTCAGCTTACATTTGATTTGAACTGAAACTCCGGAAAGATACATTTATAGCTCTGTGACAGGTTTAAAAATCCATTATTCAGTCATGGAGCAACATAGacattaaacactttttataaaagaaatgttCTGTTGCTTTTGGAAATGTGATCATGCTTATTCTGAACACCATAGACACATTGGTTACTATATTGGTTGCTCCATGTTTTCAGGTACATGTATATACCTTCCAAGgtttatattgtacatgtaAGTTAAAGAATGTCGTATTTTAAGTTTTGCTGTATAGCCAATTAAAgtttaaactgtaaaaaaacaataccaaATATAGTTGCAGTCCAGCCAAGGTCAGTATGTACCATGCTGCTGACATTAAGATGAGAACACCATCATCTTTATGTCTGTGCCCAGATTCCTGGAAGGCATCGTTTATCAAGAACGAAAGAAAGAAGCTGCTGAATTACAAAGCTCTGCTGGTGAAGTCCCTGCAGCCGGCGATCTACTGCCCCTTCGCTGGCTATTTTGTGGAGGCTCATCCGTCCGACAGGTAGAGTTTGTACAATGGGGTCGGCCAGGATCTATACAATAACAGTGGATGATAAAATGAACTACAGCCAAGGAGAAACTGGTTTGAATGGTCTCAGTTGATGCAGCTGGTATTTTCAGCTTAATATCAGACTTGCTTAAGAGtttattttggaaaacaaacgaaaacatgaatatgaataaacatgaataaaaagtaACTGTAACTGCTCAGCAGTAACTTCCTGTACCTGATTTAGTGGTATTCTTGGATACTTTGTACAgttgtctgtttgtctatgtctctactgtatgtgtgtgtacagatacATAAGGGAAACAAATGTGAAGAACAGTTCCGAGGACCTCAATGCGCTCATCAATAAGTTCTCACCAGACATCAAGACATGGACGCCTAGGCCAGGCGCCGTGCTGGACCTTGGACTGGCTCTGAGAGACCCCACTAACAGGTTGTCAACCCCTGAATATATTGTTTACTCAGTCAGGACATTACTACTCGAGAAATCACCAAACACACATAAGGCAGTGTTCAAAGTGATCGTTTTGATTTGGCCATAATTTCTACTTGGTATAATAATGTTCTATCGATGTCTTTTGGTATGTGGGAACATGTTGGCATTGCCACGACAAATAATCCAACAAGCCCAACAGTGTATCCACTATCTAAACCACATTCAACACATCTGAAATGTAATTTACAATCTTATATTGCACAGGAAACATATCCATGCACAGTACAGCACAGTACAGCACGGTACAGCACGGTAGAGCACGGTAGAGCACGGTAGAGCACGGTACAGCGCGATAGAGTGCGGTACAGAATgatacaacacggtacaacacggtacagaacggtacaacatggtacaacacggtacagcacgatacagagcggtacaacatggtacaacatggtacaacatggtacagcgcgatacagagcggtacaacatggtacaacacggtacagagcggtacaacatggtacaacatggtacaacatggtacagcgcgatacagagcggtacaacatggtacaacatggtacaacatggtacaacacggtacaacacggtacagagcggtacaacatggtacaacatggtacagttcgatacagagcggtacaacatggtacaacatggtacaacatggtacaacatggtacaacacggtacaacacggtacagagcggtacaacatggtacaacatggtacaacacggtacaacacggtacagagcggtacaacatggtacaacatggtacaacatggtacagttCGATACAGAGCGatacaacatggtacaacatggtacagttCGATACAGAGCGATACAACATGGTACAGCACGATACAGAGCGatacaacatggtacaacatggtacagcgcgatacagagcggtacaacatggtacaacatggtacaacatggtacaacatggtacagcgcgatacagagcggtacaacatggtacaacatggtacagcgcgatacagagcggtacaacatggtacagcgcgatacagagcggtacaacatggtacagcgcgatacagagcggtacaacatggtacaacatggtacagtgcgatacagagcggtacaacatggtacaacatggtacaacatggtacagcgcgatacagagcggtacaacatggtacaacatggtacagcgcgatacagagcggtacaacatggtacagcgcgatacagagcggtacaacatggtacagcgCGATACAGAGCGatacaacatggtacaacatggtacagtgcgatacagagcggtacaacatggtacagtacgatacagagcggtacaacatggtacaacatggtacagcacgatacagagcggtacaacatggtacaacatggtacagagcggtacaacatggtacaacatggtacagcgcgatacagagcggtacaacatggtacagcacgatacagagcggtacaacatggtacaacatggtacaacatggtacagcgcgatacagagcggtacaacatggtacaacatggtacagcgcgatacagagcggtacaacatggtacaacatggtacagcgCGATACAGAGCGATACAACATGGTACAGCGCGAtacagagcggtacaacatggtacagcgcgatacagagcggtacaacatggtacaacatggtacagcacgatacagagcggtacaacatggtacaacatggtacagagcggtacaacatggtacaacatggtacagcgcgatacagagcggtacaacatggtacagcacgatacagagcggtacaacatggtacagcgcgatacagagcggtacaacatggtacagcgcgatacagagcggtacaacatggtacagcgCGATACAGAGCGatacaacatggtacaacatggtacagtgcgatacagagcggtacaacatggtacagtacgatacagagcggtacaacatggtacaacatggtacagcacgatacagagcggtacaacatggtacaacatggtacagagcggtacaacatggtacaacatggtacagcgcgatacagagcggtacaacatggtacagcacgatacagagcggtacaacatggtacaacatggtacaacatggtacagcgcgatacagagcggtacaacatggtacaacatggtacagcgcgatacagagcggtacaacatggtacaacatggtacagcgCGATACAGAGCGATACAACATGGTACAGCGCGAtacagagcggtacaacatggtacaacatggtacagtacgatacagagcggtacaacatggtacaacatggtacagagcggtacaacatggtacaacatggtacagcgcgatacagagcggtacaacatggtacagcacgatacagagcggtacaacatggtacaacatggtacaacatggtacagagcggtacaacatggtacaacatggtacagcgcgatacagagcggtacaacatggtacaacatggtacaacatggtacagcgcgatacagagcggtacaacatggtacaacacGGTACAGCACAGTACAGCGCGATACAGAACGGTACAGAACGGTACAACACGGTACAGCACAGTACAGAAATGGTGCAATTTGGACCagttcaatattaataaacttgAATAAAGGACTGGTTTCAGGCTTCTGTGGACTGAGTCCAGCATGTGGTCTGCAGTGCGCCATTTTAGGCAGCGAGGCTTTAAATTGGGTCAGTCGAAGACTGACGGTGATGGCATCTATTAGATAGGCAGTTACAGCTGATCTAATTTGCCAGCGTCAGTTGTCTTTTCAACTAGCATATTCAACATTTGCCAGCCAGCATTAAAAGCTTTTGCCTGGAAATAATGCATTGTTTAAAACCTTACTCAGATGACTTTGAGAGGTAATACTGCCACTGCTATCACTATAAACCGCATGAGTGGCAGGGGAGAACTGAACGCTGCACAGACTTAGCAAAAGTAACGGAGGCGGGCTGGCCTTAGCAAAAGTGCAatgttattattaacaatagCAATGGGGaccaaactacaaaaaaacatccaaattgAATTGATCgtttaaaatgcacatttgGAGACTAATAAGTTTCATCTCATTTTCATGTGAATATTTCCTTGAATACATGACCAAACATAGTGAAGCCATCACCAATCCACCAGCCAGTGCAAAGATCTACAAGGACAGTTGGGATTTGGACACGTATGTGGATGAACTGAACAGTGCGATCAGCTGTGAGATATTTAAACATCCCAGCTGGACCCAGTTGTATTACACCTGGGCCGGCTTCCAAAACTACAACCTCGTTGTGCGGGTAAATACACTTGACAAGCAGAATCTTCTCTGGACTTTTCAAACATCTATCATGTTTTGGCcacttttgtcttttccttgGCGTAAACTTTCCTGAGCATTGGTGATGCATAAGGTGGTTTGACACACTTCATTCTGGTGTTTTGTTCTGGTCTGCTATCACATCAACATCCCAAGTTAAATTCCAGCCCGTGACCTTTGCACTTCATCCTGCCTTTCTCCCCTTACTTCCTATCTTGCTCTGCTTCCTCTGTCTGGCTTTTGATACAGCTTCTCCAAGCAGAGttatttttaagtttatttCTGTTCAAAATGAGGTTTGAGAGAACTGAGTACCTTTAAatggtttaaagaaaataaccaTCCATGGCATAATGTATGCATTATCTTTATAGTATAGTTCATTTTCATGGAAAGTACATATATTGCAAGTCTAGGAGTCCACAGACTGACATGAGCCTGTACTTAGGCACAGCAACGATTTGAGCTAAACGCTAACGACAGCATGATGATATGTCGATGTTTAGCAGATATAATATTTACCATATTCACCATCTCACAGCTCACAATTGCTAATTCATACTACATATCGTTCATGGGTATGTCATTACTTCTGCTGGTATTTGGAGAGAAAATATGGGACCTATTGAAAAAGTTGGGGTACACAAAAcgctctgaaaaaaaaatcctctggGGAACAAGAATGTGTGTAAACACTTAGGTTGAAATCAAATCAAGTTACAGTGAGAGTTAAAAAAATAGCGCTCTGCTCGGCTGCTTCCTCATCTCCAACTCTCCAACTTATTAGAAGCTGAAAACTGGTCCTTCGGTTGATGTTATGTTTGATGAAATGCAACTGTCCCAACATGAACACTCCAGATGATTGAGACGGATGAGAGCTTTGAGCCCCGTGCTGACGGCTGCGACTACTTGGTGGACTTTTTGGATCTGTCGTTCCCCACAAAGAGACCCGACAGGGAGCACTCCTACATCGAGGTGAGACTCCATGGTCACGTACGTGTGGTTAGACTGGTGTTGTGTTGACACAATATCATTGAAACAGAAACATCTTTGGAGCGCTGCCAGGTGTATAGGTCCTACTCAAGGTAGGTTCTCCCTCTGTTTATCCAAGTGATCCCGGATACCGTCTCTCACCGATATCGGTATAAAAGTGTCTCTGTTAGATTCAGTCGTCACATAAATATCACACGGTCAGTGGACAGGTTTGAAGAGGGTGAAATGATATTAAAGAACCAGAataccttgtttgttttttcgtCACTTACAAATGGTAAGCCAGAGTTTCTATTGACGTTTTCACACAACAATCACATGCAACAATTTCAAGTCAATGAAACAGTCTCAGTGTCACATATATAACGTTCTAAGTGTTTGGGGTTTCCTACATAAGATGTCCCCTGTTCAAGCTTTCTATCTaaatcataaacacatttctaatCCTGATCgggattcatttgtttttaaaactccATAATTGTTTTTGACAGGACTCATTTAGTCGCGTTTTGAGAAACAAGCGGTGAGAGGCTTCCTGCTGTGACCGAGCACTAACCCGGACGGTTCTCTTTTCTTGCTTGCAGATTAAAAACCGGATTGGGGTGATAAGATACGTGGTGCTGCACGGTCTTCTCTGGGATGATCTGTACATCGGCTTCCAGAACCGCATAAGACGAGAGCCGGATGTCTACCACCACAAGTACACACAATTGATCTTTCATATCAAAAACAtcaaagtttgtttgtttgaaaagaagatttgaacctgaaaattcaagttttggttttgaacattgaaaaagtcaacaatgtattcgaaataaaaataagcgtatgaaaagttttgttggtttaaatataatttaaaaatatatgttgtcatttttcagtagcagattttatatGTTCATCTTTCAATCTTATTTTTTCGGGTTCAAATTTTTTTTGcaggttcagatctttttttcaaactattggcctggatttgaacaGCAATTTAAACTTCCTCATTTTCAGCTTCTTCTGCCAGCTCTATGTTGAATGCCACTTCAACTTCTTTCAGTGTTGCAACTACCTCAACAACAAGCCGTTGACGGGAGCACACTTCTTGTCTTTGCGtcattccatttgaaacattttgaaatacagAACCAGTCAAAGGTTTGGAGTCACCTTGAATAGTTTTACACTCTAATTTGTTCGTCCATCTAATATTCATTGATCCCATTCCAACACTGCTAACCTTCTATTtatattgtgatgttttaagaATATAGCTGGAAATATTAACACACCTGTTAATATTCCATCTTTTTACAGAAACATCTTTTTTGAAATCCGCACTTTTTGACGCTAAGCTTCCACTTAATTTGACCAATGACCGGTGATTCCTTCTATTCTGATTCAACTGTTGCTCAGAGggatcttcttctcttcctgttctTTCTACTGTGTCTGGTCGACCCGTCGGACAGCGTTTTGTTCTCCGTGTCCAAAGCCTTTCATACTAAATAACTAATATGTTTGTGAAGAGGACTTTTACGACCTAAAAGCatgacaaatacataaataaatacgcTCTCAGCCATCTTGTAGAGAGCGGAACACGGCTGTAGTGGATCAAGTGTGTGTCCAAACCTTTGACTGGTACTGCACATCATGAGCAATTCATCTTCTGAGCCTTGTTAAACTCATGATTCAGCTTTTTATTGCATCAGATTTCGcttaaaaaaattgaaaataatATGGAACACGATGAACACTATATGTTTGCTCTCCCTTTGATTCATTGCGATGCCCATTTAACGTGAAATGTTCGGTCTCCAGGTTCTGGAACCACTTCCAGACAGAGCTACCAGTTCGCGGGCCAGACTGGGACCAGTTCCTGCACCAGGAACCTGAACCACCGCTTGGGAGCCAGGGAGCCAAATGTGTCGTGTCTTGAGAGACGGATGATTTGTCTTATATTACCAGTCTAGTTTTATCTTTTATTGTTACAGAAGATAATCAATTATaattgggtgtgtgtgtatgtgtttgcgtGTTAGTTCACAAAACAATCAGTGTTTAGTCAAACTAAATTACTAATCATCATGTATGATCATTTTCAGGGAGAGaaggattttttttataatttattttccaaTGTGACCTGCAAAACGACttaatgtggtgtttttttaaaagattataTTTGTCGTTTATTCCTGCCTGTTGTCATTTAATGTGTCTAGTTGTATCTATTCATAATCAATCAATGTATTCAGTTTCAGAAATAAATTGCCTTACttggtcctctcctcttcatcatttacatggTCATGGTCTTAACTTCCACTgttacgctgacgacacccaacatTACTTCtcacctcagtcacccactccactctcacCACCTGTCTCACTGATACAAAATTAGAAGTTTCTGAAACTCAACTACAATAAATCAGAAAtactcatcatcggccccaactCCCTTACCcgctcagcccagaccttctctctcgatattgatggctccatcgtcaccccaccacccaggtccgcaacctcggtatcatcctcgaccccgccctctctttcctaccccacgccaaccacatcaccaaaactgccttctttcatctcaggaacattgcacgcctccggccctccctgtcctctgcctcCACTGAAATTCTTATCCatgccctcataacctccagacttgactactgcaacagcaccTCTTCGGCTCTCCCAACAAAATTCTCAATAAACTTCAGTATGCtcagaactctgctgctggACTGCTCACCTCCCCCTGCCGCTATgaccacatcaccccggtcctacgcaaccttcactgtctcccggtcaaattcaggatagacTTTAAAAGGTATTACTCACCAACCTACAAAGCGCTAAACAACCTGGCCCCTCCCCACCTTTCagaactcctccccctccacgccccaacccgttgcctcaggtccgcTGGTGCAATCACTCTGAATgccatcaggaccaagcgccggacctggggtgacagggccttctcagctgctgcaccccccctCTGGAACGCCCTCCCCATTCACATCCGTATTATTAGAGCTCTCATTGCTTTGTGTTTCGTTGAATTAAAACCCCTCAAAACCTGCACAACTGAccgcatgtctgtgtgtgtgtgtgtgtgtgtgtgtgtgtgtgtgtgtgtgtgtgtgtgtgtgtgtgtgtgtgtgtgtgtgtgtgtgtgtgtgtgtgtgacaatacATAAATGCACACTACGAATCCCAGAAGGATGCCGGGATAGTATTCTCTCATCTTGATCCAGGATCAGAGCCGACTGGTACTCGCCGTGCCTCGGACCTCCGTCACACAGAAACCTGGGTCAGGATTTTGAAAGCACTTccaataaaaggtttgaatagATTGGATTAGATTGTTTGAGGTAACGCGTTATATATACTGTCACATCATTTCCTTTTAGAGGAAGGCACCAGGTGTATCTGAGTTACCTCTAGTGGACTCAGTGCTAGATCGGGGTCATGCTTCAATCAAaggatcagcggttcgatccccgcttcCGCTCCACCACGTCGATGTCTCCTTGGGCTTTACATGAGAAGCACATTAAGTCTGGTTTCTCACCAGCTTCGTGGTGCACATGCAGCATTCGTCAACGCCTCACCACGCATCCTATGTGCAACTTCCTGTGCCACTTTGACGGTTACAGAGAGCGTTTCACAAAGCAGCCTTCCGCCTGCGGCGTCTCATTTCTTTGAAGCATGATGAGCGCGGTGAGGACGCTGCTGTGGGCCTGGATGGTCCTGGACTCGGGGGATTGCTCACTGCCAGACATCTCCGATGGGGACTTCATTGACGAGTGCGTGAGGGCCCACAACGAGGCGCGCTCGTCCGTCAGTCCACCTGCAAGTGACATGCTGCACATGGTAGGCACGATGGCCATTTTGTTCATTTCTCACTATCACCAGTCGCGAGCCGTTTAACTGGACAAATAGCACGAGGAGGTTTCATACATTGTTTTGGGATGAACCTTTAAAGACCAGCTGCTTCACGTCCTTTCCCTGTGTTGGTTCAGACATGGGACGAGGGCTTGGCCATCACTGCGAGAGCGTGGGCGAGGCACTGTGTGTTTGAGCACAACACCTACCTCAAAGAAGTCGGCCGCGTGCACCCCACCTTCTCCTCTGTGGGAGAAAACCTTTGGGCAGGATA is part of the Cyclopterus lumpus isolate fCycLum1 chromosome 23, fCycLum1.pri, whole genome shotgun sequence genome and harbors:
- the cmah gene encoding cytidine monophosphate-N-acetylneuraminic acid hydroxylase, encoding MERLFGTSHAIEPHLLGEMTSQRAMVALALDAATVCSLKEGVNFQKNPEDGKCYIIFKSDKGLKACKNQCKHQGGVFIRDIEDLDGRTVKCTKHNWKLNVSTMKYVNPPDSFLQDELEVELLDDGGLQLVELSPIDPWLADPREPVELQGGEVEVTYFTHACMELKLGQRRFMFDPWLKGPAFARGWWLLHEPPADSLDRMCAADLIYISHMHSDHLSYPTLKVLSERRPDIPIYVGDTSRPVFWYLEQSQVKLTNINVVPFGVWKNIDEDLRFMILMDGVHPEIDTCIIVEYKGHVILNTVDCTRPNGGRLPQNVDLMMSDFAGGASGFPMTFSGGKYSDSWKASFIKNERKKLLNYKALLVKSLQPAIYCPFAGYFVEAHPSDRYIRETNVKNSSEDLNALINKFSPDIKTWTPRPGAVLDLGLALRDPTNSEAITNPPASAKIYKDSWDLDTYVDELNSAISCEIFKHPSWTQLYYTWAGFQNYNLVVRMIETDESFEPRADGCDYLVDFLDLSFPTKRPDREHSYIEIKNRIGVIRYVVLHGLLWDDLYIGFQNRIRREPDVYHHKFWNHFQTELPVRGPDWDQFLHQEPEPPLGSQGAKCVVS